CAGCATACGATTAGTGGGACCGCCTAAAAGGCTCAAGTTCTATATTTCGTATACAAGTACCATGGAGCTGTCACACTTCTGGGGTTGATCGATGTGACGTATAGTGATAATGCAAGAACAGTTTCAAAGCTAAGCATCTGTCTGTTGGGGTTACATTTACAAACTATAATTGATGATCTAACAGGTCCACCGAGCCATATTCCATAAACTCTCAAGCAGCTGAGCGGCTGAATCCGAATGATTATTCGAGTTATATAAAGGCTACATGACAAGTACCACGAGGAATGATTATGCTCTCTGGTAAAAGAGATGAAGTAAAGATATAGAGGGcgcaaaaaaagaaacaaagaaaggtGAGaaatgggaaaaaaaaaaaaaaaaaaaaaagataggATAGCATGTCCTGGTTTCGATCCAGGGACCTATTGTTCGTTAGGAATCGGATTGTGATTGGTTGTGATGAAGGATAATCGTACCTCCGGGTTATGAGCCCGGCTGTGATTATGTTAGTTTATAACTCGAATTGATTGGAGGTCACGTGAAAAATTACCGCTCTTCCCCTGAGCTAACATGCTGCAGTTTTCTAGATATTTCCTGTACTTAAAATAAGTTCTACCATATTTACTTTAAAAAGGGCATCAACATCtagtagtactccgtagtgtaCCTCTTTTTCGTGAGTCTTAATCCTCTTGTACTCATATCGTTATTCTTTCGACTAACATCTACAATACCTGGACCTGTATGCAGTGACTGACCACTACTTAACCCGTAAGGAAGACGCTTAATACAAACTTCTAACAAGGGAAGCCGATCTTGTAGTTTCTATCTTCTGCAGGTAAATTACCTATCGAGGTGAGCAGAGAAAGGGCTAGCTGTCCGTATCTCTTCCGACTCCCAGATAAAGGAGCCAGGTCCTGCCTTTCAAACTATAGCGATTGGATTATATGTGTTCCTGTAGCATATGAGTGGGTCGCAAGGAATTAAGGGGCTCAATGGCTTCACGTACGCGAGATGGATGTGactatgtatatatcttgtAGCGGATATAGTAGCCGGTAAGCCGCGCACGGGCCGTTTGACGAAGTTGTTGAGAAGTCCAGGATACCGATGAACCATTTAATACGCCTTTGAACCTTCAAGTTTACATAATTCCTTGGATTCCATACTAGTTAAGCAGGATGAGGCTATGCTATACAACGGGTGATGGATCAGATCTTGATCTGAATGCTGCGACAGTGCCCCAAAAGTATTAGATAAGCTTTCCGTAAATTAAAATCTAAAAATATTGTTACAGGAGAAAACCGAGTCCGTACCAGCCACTCCAGCCTTCAAATTAGAAAGCCagtaagtacggagtagctcCGTAATGATAACAAAAGACTGGAAGACTCCACCCTTACTTCcccgtcttcatctttttgCCATAGATTTCTGCTGAACTACTCTCTCCATGATGAAGGATCTGATcggttttcttcctcctaTATAAACCAACACAGGTCTGGTGTAACGAATGGTGATTGCACGCTAGCGTTACTTTGGCGCCTGTCATCTCTCATCATCGCCGAGACTGGCTCAGCCCTGCCCAGCCATCCGCCCATTCCGCTGGTTTGCCTAACCCACGCAGAACATTCTTTTCATCTGACCTTTCCAGACCCCTGACCATGAACCGTCCTTGTCACCACATTCCGCATGTCGAATAGCTGAGAATTCACTGGATCCTTTGTTTAGCTCCCTCGTGGGATTGCGGAGAATGTATATCCCATCTCAATATGGACGGCTTGTCGCCCGTCAGAGTGGACCGCCGGGCGCGGACAACAACCATGACTCTCGATCCGAGACTTCTCGCAGGAATAATATCTTTATCATAGTAAGTAGATCCTCAGATGATCCAGTCGCAGACCTAGCTGACAACTCATCTTGACAGGTCGCTGcgtccatcgtcttcaccaTAGCCGTCATTCTTATGACGTATTTCACCCTGCGCACGCTCCGTCGCATGAACTGTCGTCCAAAATACATTCCTGGGAAGTCCTTGAAGGATCGATGGAATCGCTGGCAAGCTGGAGCGTCATACGGTCAAGTTCCGAATGATGGAGCGTCATCAAATCGAGCGGAAGCCGGCGCAAACACCGGGTCTGCAGAACGAGGATCAGAAATGAACACCAACAGCGCAGTTCGCCGTGAAACGTCAGTCCGTTCCGTCATGACACTTCCCGCCTATTCGTCGAGTCCGAAACCCTCAGAGCAGGTCATTGCccgagaaggagagcgggGCGGCATGGATGTCGTCGTTGAATTTCCCGAGactgccgaggaagaggagtcCCGTAGGGAGGAGCTGATGGAATCTTTATACCAAATCCGCCAGCAACGGAGACAGGAGATAGCAGAGCGCGAAGCCAGGCGAGAGGAGCGTCGTGAGGCGCGTGCTCGTGGGGATTATATCCGTCTCGAGCAGCTTCGCCAAGAGAGTCGTGCTCGAGCCCAGGGTCGTCCTTCTGCCAACGGGAGCAACTCCAACTTTTCGTCTGCAGTGGCTCTGGCCGAAGCTCGGAGTCGCGGTCGGGAGAGGCGTATTTCCAGTGTCAGCTACGCAGCATTGGGCTACGTGCGACATGATGGAACGCGTATGCGCAATGCCTCGCCTGATGAACCGGATACGGATTCTCGCCCACTCCTGTCGAATGTCGATACGATGAGCACGGAAACGGCCAATCGTTCATCCACGTCGAGTCTGACGAATGTTCATTCACGAGGCGAATCGTACTCGTCTGCTCATACCGCAGACACTGGGGTATCGGAACAAGATAGCTTGACCCCGGTCCAATCACACGCTGCTTCCACCCACTCCATGATTCCGAGTTCTGGGGAAGGTGATCTGGGGGCTCTTCATATCCCCCCTCCGGACTATGAACAGTTGGACTGGGGAGAGGCGCCTCCGTACGAAAGTCCGACCGCAGAGCGAGGTAGCCATCCGCCACAGTTGCGAGAGCTCACTCCTCTGCCTACAATTCAAATCGAGCTCGCCAGCCCTGTGAATAACACACCTACAACACCTACGAACCCCCACCGCGAAGAGCATAGCTCAACAGAAAACCAAAGCACTCATCGCGACTCTTAGCCCTTAATTCTCCTGTCTGCATCCCTGCTCCGTTGATGTCGTATGCCTATTGTTCTTTggcatcttctccaccgtctcTGGCGTGCTTAGACCGTTACGAGCTTACGACGTTTAGATTCCCCACTGTGTGGCCACTTGATTGTTATTAATAGCGCGTTCTctgttcattttcttccttatTGAAGCTTGGTTTCATTCCGCTAGCATGGCGTTCGGGTGGCATGTATATGGCTTATGCAAACctctgtatgtatataaagaGTGATTTGTATGGATTTTTTTGAACATATGACTCCAACGCTAGTCAACGGTAAATGGACGTGTAGCTTACGGAATACAATCCGACCCATTGGATTGATTCGCTTTCCCGGCCAATGCGGCGAGCCCAAGCAATAGAATCGTGTCTATTCTTAAACGTGTTGTATCCATAGTTGGAAGTCGTGATCAATCGATGTCCACACATCCGCACTCATCGGAAGTCGGTAAGACAGCAGTGGTAGAACAATATTTGTTACCTTCCTAATACAGTGGCACAATGTCTGCTCGCATCTGTCCACGTGAAGGCCAGGTTTGGTTCGATTATGCATGATGACCAAAAGGCTGGCGCGAAATGCATTGTACGGGTCTCGGAGTGCAACCCTCATACCATTTGGGGTATACCTTATATTTCGCACGAATGTTCATGATACATACTGAAGCTCCATAGATAATGACATACTGACAATCTGAGTCTACGATGAGAGTCGTGATGTCTATTATTACCAAGATTGGTGGGTGGTGACCGAAGTGAGATCTATTTCAATTAACACTTTGGATACCGACTGTGACTACTTCTAGTCTCATGAGTGACTTCAATCTGGTTTGAAACCATTATGCCTTTGAAAATTGCGCCGTCGGCCACAGGCTCCGAGTATATGTTCATGTTCTGCATCTTAACATCCTCGACTATCCGTTCCTTGCTCTCGCTGAATGTCATATTGGTGATGGGATTCACGCTAGGGGGTCCGCGCCGACTCCGATAATCCCGGCTGGTGAAGTCGCTGCCGCCGATATAGGGTGACTTGTATGAGGTCTTCTCGGTCGATTGGAAGGCACTTCCGAAGAGTACGGTGAGCCAGGATCTGAAGAGGTGGAAGATCATCGGGAGGTTGGTTGTGACGACTGCGACAAAGGTCTCGCGCGTGCCCCAGGAGTTGGCAATCTCGGCGCCGTTCAACGGCTCCTGGTGTGCGTTAGAGATGATCTACTTGGAGAGATATCTTGGACGTACCGTGATGAGAAAGACGCTCTTGAGAGTGGCGCAGACGAGAACAAACACACCGGCGCCCAGCACGATGGTCGttgcgatcttcttgatgagcttcAGGCTAGATTTCCACAACATGGGAattgggatgaagatgaggtacggatc
The sequence above is a segment of the Aspergillus oryzae RIB40 DNA, chromosome 3 genome. Coding sequences within it:
- a CDS encoding uncharacterized protein (predicted protein), producing the protein MYIPSQYGRLVARQSGPPGADNNHDSRSETSRRNNIFIIVAASIVFTIAVILMTYFTLRTLRRMNCRPKYIPGKSLKDRWNRWQAGASYGQVPNDGASSNRAEAGANTGSAERGSEMNTNSAVRRETSVRSVMTLPAYSSSPKPSEQVIAREGERGGMDVVVEFPETAEEEESRREELMESLYQIRQQRRQEIAEREARREERREARARGDYIRLEQLRQESRARAQGRPSANGSNSNFSSAVALAEARSRGRERRISSVSYAALGYVRHDGTRMRNASPDEPDTDSRPLLSNVDTMSTETANRSSTSSLTNVHSRGESYSSAHTADTGVSEQDSLTPVQSHAASTHSMIPSSGEGDLGALHIPPPDYEQLDWGEAPPYESPTAERGSHPPQLRELTPLPTIQIELASPVNNTPTTPTNPHREEHSSTENQSTHRDS
- a CDS encoding uncharacterized protein (predicted protein), which translates into the protein MIFHLFRSWLTVLFGSAFQSTEKTSYKSPYIGGSDFTSRDYRSRRGPPSVNPITNMTFSESKERIVEDVKMQNMNIYSEPVADGAIFKGIMVSNQIEVTHETRSSHNLTSVTTHQSW